Genomic window (Cucumis sativus cultivar 9930 chromosome 2, Cucumber_9930_V3, whole genome shotgun sequence):
CTGCAGGAGAATGTCGGGGTTGTCAGTTGTCAAATCCGGATTCCGAATCCTTGGCCTGAGGCACTACAAAAGACCTTCGATGATATTAATCTCAATCTTATTGAAGATATGTAGTTGGGAAATTTGTAGTCAAACAACATTAATGTTGTGGGCTAATTTGGTGGGTGGGTGTGAgatgttttaaaaaccttTTTCTAAACTTTCCCCTTAAGTCATAATCAAAgatcttaatttttctagGGTTCAATGATTGAAGGTTCAAAAACAATtctcacaaaaaaataataatataaaaaaaagggttaaaaAAAGCTTATTTCCATGGAAGAACCTTTTGTTAATCTCTTTGATCCAGTATTTTTTAGATCTCATCCTCAGTTTGcaataaattgaagaatagGATGagaggtttttctttttcgcaAAGAGTAGATAAAGAGGGATGGTTCACATTTGGTTTGGTGTGAGGTTGTTTCATGAAAATGTGTGAGAATGGCAAGTTTTGTGTAGAAAATTGGTCCCACAAGAAAAGAAGCATGTCCTTTCTAGCCAGTGAATTACGAAAGTATCCCTTTAGAACCTAAAGCAATGTGGCACAGTATTATGTTAAGTAGTCCAAGAAGAGGATTTTGGTTAGTAAGTATTCACATAAGAGAACCTAGAGTGTTGTAACTTggctagttttttttgttggttattCTGTGTACACAAAGTTGAAAATCAACCAGAGGTTTTGAAATTAGGAAAAAGATGTGGGATCTGGCCCAATTCAATGCCTCTCTCTAGTGTTCAAGGACTAAATTACTGAAATAGAAATCTCCTACTCTAGTTTTTCCCTTGCTTTTGTTCTCTCATTTACTTTAATGACAATTGgcttattttgttacattaatTTGTAACTACAGAAATCTAACTCAGTGATAGGATCGTAACTATTTGCTATTTCCCCAAAATTAATAATGGCATAGGAACCAGTGAGATATCATAACAGATGAACAATAATTTTACAGTAGGATCCAATCTCAACAAAATCCGCAATTAACAGCATAGTTACCTCGACAGAAGAAGAGATCAAGAGTACAAAGATGATGACAAACAATAATCAACAATGAACGTTGACAGcataatacatatatcaaTTCACATTACTGAAACATATGAAGGTTATTCCTCCAATATCAAACAGTCTAAGAACCACGAGATCTCAGCGTTCCGACAAGAACAAAGCTAGGAAAAATCAACATAATTCATGATTCTAAACCCAGGACCATTTTACTTCTTAGTGCTCGGTTTACCTCCGGATGAATTACCTCCCGATCCCGCCTGAGCCGCCTTCTTCGCGGTTTTTTCTTGTAGCGCCTTAGCATCTCTAAACCAAAATGGAaaaccaataataaaaaaaaaaaacccagaTCGaaacaaaagggaaaaagaatgaagagaGAGGAtagaagataaaagaaaaacctttcACGGCGCTGCTCGGGAGTCAAACCATCGTCTTTGTTTTTTCCCTTGCCACCGTTGCGAGCCTGAGCCCTTTCTCGGTCTTTCTCCCTCTGGTTTCCGCGTAGAGATCTGAGTCAAGGGAAACAAacttgaaagaagaagaaatttacAGAATCAATGAATCAAAAAcaccttaaaagaaaagaaaagaaagcataaattgatggaaaatcgaaagaaagaaaaaaaagatgaaaattgaagattgagaagGATATGAGTCATTTGAGGGAGATTATTGAAGTGGGTGGTGAAGAAGGTGGTGGAATTGGAGGATTGGGGAAGAGACTTAGGCGAAGAAACGAAGAATTCCAATCTCTAAAAACAGAGAGTCAACCGAAGGTAATCGAAAGAACAGGGGAATCGGAGATTCATTATATAGTGAGTGCTCCCACTTGTATTCCTATTCTATTTTatcctcttctcttctcttctcttctcttctattcctttctttcctttttagtaaaaaacaaaaattaacctaaacttttagaataaattctatttcctttttattttttggttttagttttgtatgaatcctttttatattttggcttaaatttaggttttgttttgcCTTACAACCAAAATtagcaaaataaaaggtttgctttactttaataaaaaaaaaatatttaaattgataaaatagcaaaatcaaaaaatatgaagaaaaacaaattgttgAAACAATGTCTTGGATGCCTCAATTTTGAATCCTAAATACAATTCTTTAAGAAACCACAAATACTCTATaattcttcaaaatcaaactacTAACACGCAGTTAACCTCTATCATCATCAAGGCTCCACATAATTTTTATAGTCATTTCAcatcttcttcaaattatGCACGTTCAAGCATAAATGATTGGAGCTTCTAGCATTGTCCCCTTCAAACCCTTCAAAGACTTCATACATTTGGCACAAATCAAGGGATTTTCTTCTTGTCGACTCTTCTAACCGGAGATTCACGTGTCAAAGAACCAAATTCCAAGAAGAACCACGAATGAGAGAAAGAACATCGCGATGAAACTCACTATGAAACTCGTCGAAAATGTCACTCAACCCTTATATCCTCCTGCTCGCGCCAAACACaaactttctctctctcattgtGTTTGTCTCTTGTGCCGACCGCCCCCTCTCTCTCAatctcattcttttcttttcttttctcaaataaaagtaaaaaaaaaaagattcagataattgcaaaaatacTATTGAGGCATAATtacaattctaaaatttaaattcaaattgttattaaagaTATATTAAGTActgtttaataaattatttaaaaaataaaaaataatctttaaaatcttatttatatttggcaTTATTTTAGGAGAggatctaaaatttatattcaaattgttattaaaaatatatattatgtattatttaataaatcgtttaaaatataagaatgtTGAAAATcttgtatattatatttgtcatTATTATAGGGGTGGTTGTTGCAATCTTGTCCAGCAACAAAATAGCAGATTTAGTTCaactaaatttgaatgttgttcGCAAAATACACCGTGCTACTATTTCAAATATCTCgtcttctcattttttgagCTATTCAAATACATTGAATTTGGAATATATGAATTACCCTATACCCCATAGGAATGGTACTATATATTGAcgaccaattttttttacatttttgtgtGTCccaaatttgttgtttataaCATCATTCATACTCGACATATACTATGTTTAGAAAATCTTAATTCTATTGGttattataaagtttggtTAGTTAAACAACGTGATTATGATTCAATGACACTATTTAGGAAATCATTCTGATTGTTGGTTTTGTAACAAATCCATTTTAATATTAAGTTTTTTGAATTGAGAAAGTATATgattatattaacaaataaatattaatatttgaatatgtgaTCATGATATAGAAAGGATAGTTTATCACactatttaaaagtattattacAATATAATTGACTTCAGCAACATATGCTATACATTCTGTCAAATACTGTGGAGCTAATCTGTAAAGAATAATATTGTCCTGTAGTATGTACAAATACAATGTAACTCTATAAAAAATCAACGCAATCAAACTTGGCCAATTTAACCAATAAATcgattttgttaaattaagaaaaaaagagaaataaacaataaaacaaatgaaacaaattaaatatattcaaatttatactttccttatattttctaaacaaatattttcaagtagGTTAgtgaaatatatttatttactaaccatacaaatatttttaaagagctcaatcaaatattttggattaaatcgaatttattaatttagggttaataaataaataaatttaaagattataaaaacaaattaagactaataaaaattttcctATATCAAACTAAATGgttgttataaaaaaataccaaaacaaataaattttcaatttcaaattgttattaactATACGTATTTGGGTGGtagttaaattcaaattgttactagaaataggaaaaatatgtattatgtattatataataaactattatgaaatataatgaaattgaaattatctTAGCCATTATTTTAgaggtaagaaaaaaaagttgaattcaaatcattattataaattgttaattaattgatttaaatccCAAGAATCCAAAAATCGGGTGTAAATTATAGTCATATATTTAGGGGATGTCATCATATTTAGTTCAgacttttcaaaattgaatgttATTTGCAAATACATTGTATCTGTGATATtctatttcattctttcattcttttgcAAATACATTGTATCTGTGATATtctatttcattctttcattctttgtCATCATATTGCCAACTATACATTGTTAACATTTGAGGTTTTGATataaatcttaatattcttttgatttactatttttgttatttaatattttgtgattcGTTATCTAAATAACAATTtacttaaataattatattctatataacattttagaaGCCCAACAAAACCCTAGATTCAATCatgtataattataaaaataccaTTACAATTCATGCAattaattttcacattttttttgttttcatatgtGCCTCCTTTTTCCTTTGAGATAGAGATAGAAACACtaagattttaaatctaaatttctctaaataacTGTTATTTAGGTTGTGATTGATTCATGATCCAAAAATTatcttgaaaaacaaataatttagtggaaaaagaaaacaaactcttcttttttattcttgaaaattcaaaatttgtgtttggtatgaatttgaaaatacaatagTGTATCTCTTGTTcacaatttctaaaaataaagaaaatgataatttattattttcgaAAATTGGCTATTTCATACATCGCACCCCGTCTCCAAGCCCCTTGACTTTTTCGGGCCTACAAGAGGGTGCAAGGGCTAACAAATAGTGTCATACTTTGATAATACTCACCAACTAACTAACCTACCTATCATAGCAGCCTCTAAACTAACCTTGCATGTTAACTAAAACGACACAAGCTAACAGCTTAacaattatactaaaaaataaagagatacaacataaacattataaacttttttatttagacCCACGACTTCTAACTTATGCTAAATGAAAccacattttaattattaagaaaataagctCAAATCACCAATAGCAGTTGTAGGGCAAGCTCAACACATTGAACACCAGCTGGAAAGTGAGAATacgttttgaaaagaataagttaaaaaactcaatgaatgactattttataaaacatgtttttctaaatagttATGTGATAACCggtagaaatacaagttattatagacttttaagtaaaataatgaagtttCGTTGCatgagaaaggaagaaaatagagagaaaagtaGGTAATTTGGTTATTTCGTAAAATGAATGATACAAAAGAACTTTATCCCTATTTTATTGCTCATTAGTGTTCTTATCAAAGGATTTTAGGTGAAATGGAGTGAAGCTCGGCAATACCATGTATACGAGAGATGACTAGTTCAACCTTTGTGGTGAAAATAAATACAAGCTAGGCGATTAAGGCACTAGCAAACAAAATTGGTTGGCGACATGAGCTTAGCTTAACTGACATATGTATGttccaaaaaaaacaaaaaaaaaaaaacaaaatttgttggcGAAAAATTATGAGAAATGACGAAAAGACGTCTGTGTAGCActttttagaagttttaatGGCATGCATAATTTTGGCCAAAAAGGGAGAGAGATTCATCCCCCATATTTTCTCCCGACAAATAGGCAAAAATCATagtcaaaaagtgtgaaaaatcACACTTTAAGGCCTAACATTTCATTTGTATTccatttgtaaatttttttattgtattgtcATATAAGATGAACACCATGACCAAGAGgcgtaatttttttttattattaaagcAATGcacttcttcttccattctccCATCTTTCTAATCTTTTTCATGTCAATATGTTTGGTTAGAGCGCTAGTgataatttgtgtttttgatacttgaagaataataatggatgttttatgaattttgcTAAGTTAAATGTGAATGTCTTAACATTGCATATTCGAGAGAAGAGCAATGACTTAGATCGTAATCACCTGACAAGTGAAAACCACATTTAACTAAGCgaatggtaaaaaaattgtagcaATGCAATCTTATTGCCAAACTCATCCTTTGCATACATTACTGTGAGGAAATCATGTGTGCAGCGAACGCATTGAGAGGTTCCCGCCTTAATTAAggataaattatttatgaaatattcaAGATGATCAGATATAAATCATAGATTAACTGTGTGTATCTTCATCCTGAGAGGCGAGCAAGTATGACAAAAGCACCGGGAGACTGCTCGCCTTAATACTTAGTTAATACATGCTTTGCATTGCCTCATAGATTGATCGGGTTACAAGTTTGTTAGAAAACCCTTAGGATTTACGTCCTAAAAACTCATAGATTGTACATATAATCTATTGATCGtcattaataaagtgttattattataatttcaataaatgttattgattatattatcagttttttcttaataatcaaaatctaataagctaacatcctaagttgtttgatgagtcttgaacagtatgtaaaGACATACAGAgatcaatgttcaagatcaACTTAAAGGGTTCATAGTATAAGGTTAAGGTTGAGTACATTATCTTGGTAACACTATgaatacgactcactttgtatttgatacaaacgcaatgatccaaAGGGTTCATGTAGGTGACATGCGGGTGAGgatatcctatgcaatgagtttgcataagatcgggccacaaaatagtaaccactagatgtaactccgttaactagttgagtttctatttcattaggatgacctaggtaacttagtcttaatcctgagtgtattatgaactcctattcacgagagattgtcctttgatttgtatgagTGAGAGTGACCAGATCGCcgactcaatatgcttatcattttggggacaaaaTCAAGTGGGGAGctgggaacataattacacaagatggaaCATAATTACGTTTGGTGATTCACGCGGTAAGACCAAAGTGTGATAGTAAGATGCTGGTGAGCCTGTAATTCGTCATAGGGAAAAAGATTAATGgtatacataattaattacataaaacGAAAGGACAACAATATTTGGAGAAAAGTTTTCCTCATCAATTTCTTTGGACAAATGAACGACATatccatttttctctttgagattttgtattaatagGTGAAGTAGGCATTCTTAGGCCaacatgtaaaataaatatgatacgATAAGTTTTAGATAAATTATCTATGActtggtaaaatatttattgctTTTGGTAAAGTAGCCATTAGGAGAATCCTTTGGTGGAATGTTCCAccactttttatatttgtattatataagttattttagttttttagattataaaaattattgtttacaAAATCTTATCAGATAAGATGTCGTGTCTAATTCGATCTTATCTgttaattttctcaatttcaacTATGGTTGAAGTCTAGGTTTTATAAAAGactttcaaaagttgtaaTGCAAAATACATCGCAAAATATTATCGACCAATCACACTAAGCGCCTAATATTCTTATTGCTTCCACTTTTTGTAAACTTTGATCATAAGCTCCTAATATTCTGACTGTTTCCTTGTAAACTTGAGTTTGCTTGTCCATTGTGGCGAGAATCAAACTTCAACAGCAAGGGAGCTAGCTTAGGGTTTCACggtttgattttgaagaagaCATGATTTATTCATAtgtgaaaaaggaaaatacatAAACATTATCTTGATGATCAATTTCCACTAACCCAAAGCCTTTCTTGAAGGGCAACACCCATCGAGAAAGActttaaagttaataaaatgTCGTTTTGggttaatttaaaacattttcttgaTGAGCATTGTAAATCAACAAAAAGTCTTTCTTGATGGACAAATCATGGGCCTTTGCCGGTGGTTTGCTTGATGAGAAAATAGTGtcaacttaaatatatttcttgaTGGGTTATACCCATCaagaaaattatacaaatacGACGTCATTTTATAGTAAGCCTGAACGATGTCGTTTTTTATTggtaccaaaatttaaaataggtgtaaattttattttggtttgtgtCAGACAATTACTTGATTGACAATGCCCGTGAAATAATATGGTATTCTTCATATGTATTATTGTCCATCAAGAAAGGTttttcttgacggtttttcacaattaatgaaacaaaaaaccaacaactcataaaatttgatgaaacTTTCGTATTTGTTCGTCAATGAaggtatttttcttgatggtctTTTTCCATGGCcttcaagaaattaaattttgtgttcgTCAAGAAAGACCTAATTTTTAGTagtgaagaaaataatttttccttctcttcttcttcattttgtagGTCGTTGCCCCCCTTTGTGCTTTTTGTCTGTTGCCTTAGCCGACTAAACATCATCGCTCTTGCTGATTCGACGTCCCACAACGAGACGATGTGACGTCGAGTGTCATTGTTCAATCATGCCCTTCGTCTTGCCCAGCCACCAAGCCCCACCTAGGTGTCCATCGTCGCTTCGTTCCTTCTACCTCTATTTATCTTCGTCGAAGTTAGATTGGGTAAGCTTTGGGtgtttattttggtattttctcGATGGATTTTGAATACCCAAGGTGGATTGGATTTTAAATGGGTTCTTTCTTGACTTTGGATAGTTAATTGGGTGTTTTTGGAGTATTTGGTGGAGATTAAACTATTTTCCAGCAGTGTTTTGGTATTTTCTAACAAAGTTTTGGTAAATAACTAAGAGGTCAAAGTTGGATGTTGATTGATAgtgataaaattaataatactttaTGTTATGCTTTAGATTTGATTCAAGGAGGATGATTGTGTTTTGGAAGGAGGATTCTTTGCATAATTGTTGTTTGAGTATAAGTTGAGTAAGGGATGTACTACTGAAATCCTCTATTGTTAATAAGATGTGTTTCCACTAGTTTATACGTTGTTATGGACGAATTCTTACTATTCTTGTGACTACTTTTATAATTAGACTATGAAAGTACCACTAGTATACATGTTATGATTATCGATGATTATGTGATGATATTATaggaatataaatttttacatGCTAGGTGTTGGATTGACGGGGTCTGTTAACTTTTTCTATCTTCATAGTACATCCTGTGTTTTTTGCTATTATGATTGTTATGTGTACCCTGGAGGTCACAATTATAACTGATGTGTGCTCTTACGACAAATAATTTTGAGccaaaaattaatatacaatGTTAGTTCAATGAGTCAAgattagaattaattaaagatgACACGGAAAAAGTTCCATGGTTTGGAAGATggcacaaaatacaaaaaagtgagCATATTTGGTGAAGAAGATGTTGTCAATTGTGCATTGTATAAAAAAACGCGATGTCAAACCATGTCAGACGTGCACACTAATGTTGTCACCTTCCATAGTAgttatttaatacatttttaaaactttctacatttttagtttttcaatttaaaatttacaatttagtCATTTTAAGTTTCTATGTCCTATTCTCTTCAATTTACATTTAAGtgtatttgaataatttttgaGCTTTCACCCCATGCACGACCATTTGGCTTATAAAATGGTTTGtaatactttgaaaattaagaataacaatattaaaaagctTGCGCTTATTTACACCTTTTGATATTGTgttatcttttcaaatattgttatttgatgTTAAAGTCAATTAATTGGATTAGTTTTGATGAAACTAATACTGAAATGAGTTGTCTGTCACCATGATAGATTTTAGGTTTGTTCTAAGTTAACGTTTTTTATAAGTTTCTACGAACATTGCAAGCTCATCAGACTCAACAACAAAGACTAAAATGATTCTATGTGAGagttgaaaatgaataaagttgaAGCTTAACACCAAACCAatatttaaaccctaaaccaaatttagaaaacaaaaaaaataaattaaaaataaaaggatgaAAGGAGGATGTGAATTTGTGTTTTCCACAAAAGCCCATTCCGTTCCAAACCCTctgtttcttttccatttcctttACCAAATGGCCACATTTCTTCTCTCCCACtactccttcttcttcttcttcttcttcttcctcttcggAACCTCCACCGTCGACGGCGCGTACTGGTGCGTGGCCCGCAGCGACGCAACCTACGAATCTCTCCAAGCCGCCCTTGACTACGCCTGCGCCACCGGCGCTGAGTGTACTCCGATTATGTTGAACGGACTCTGTTTCCTCCCTAACACCATCCAGGCCCACGCCTCCTACGCCTTCAACAGCTTCTTCCAGCGCAAGGCTATGGCTCCCGGATCCTGTGACTTCGCCGGCTCCGCCACCATCGCCCAGAGTGACCCAAGTCCGTCCCCTCTCTTTACCTTCCTTCTCTGTTCTTCTTCTTGGTGTGCTTCAGACAGTTAGctttaaactctttttttcatttttgctcCTAATTTTAGCCTTATAAGGTAtttccaaataaattaattttttaaaatataaaataataatcataataattgtACTAAGACTGCATTAAAAATGCATTcatctcaaattttttaaaatgaaaaatcgaTTCATTGTTGAACCATATTTTTCtgtatttgtaaaatttgtgcTCATGTTAAACTAAGTCCTTTTTCTACCTTTATCTTTAACATTGAAACATACTAAAAtccatttgattttaattcaaaaaatgtttgttaCAATCAAAGTTGGTACAactcattatatatattagtgtGGAAGATTGTTAGTAAAATGTTgtttattaaatcaatttagagAGTTACAAGTGTTAAAGAATAGTAGTAAATGGGtaaagttttggttttgattatATTTCACATTGTTGTGTCTGTGCAGGTTATGGATCTTGTGTTTATCCATCTTCTCTAAGGTACACtaaatattatgttattattattttctaaatgttcATAGAGATaaatcttatattatattctacTTTTAGGAATATATTTAGTGGAGATTTCTTCATGTTCAAGTAAATGAGTTCTCTTTAGAGTCTTATGAAAATCCTATATTTGCTCTCCCATCCCCACTCAACTTAGTTTAAGGGAACAAACTTTGGTTTTTTGAGTCCTTcaacttctattaatttacCACCTAAATACTTGTATCTATTTAAACTTGtaaattacttttataaatatatccaaattaaacttgaatttacgtaaatatatcaatttaaacctctCACTTTTATAAGTGAATTCAAATAAAACGTAACGGAGGTTTAAATAAGTATAATTATGTTAGTTCAAGATTTAAATTCATACAACcctaaaagttaattattagttCGAGGTCTAAATTGATATAACTCTTATAGTTTAGAAAGCATATTGATACTTTCTCAAATAGATAATAGACAGAAAATAGGATATATTAatagaagaatttgaaaagataaaaacacaCTAATTTATtgctttatattttcattctttttaagttttaaatatagcaaaatagattttaatatatatatatatatatatatatatatatatatttacaaaatatgataaaaaaatcatagcATATCTACAGTAAAACCAGATCgagtattattttatatatagattatgatattttatatctataagtatttgaagtcttttcatttaaaatagttttttctctaaaatcaagtgtttttttaacaagttattaaataaaatatacttgatttttttaaaaaatttaacattgtGTAAAACACTCattaatacataattattttactaataaaataaatgaattaaaatagagtgattttgtttaaatgggTGTAGAAATTGAATAGgccaatttaagttttaagataaaagaaagtttaTGTTCCTCCATATCTTCTTCCATTCCATTGGAGGAGGTTTGATTGTTCAAATATGGGCATAAGAAGAGAACAATGCCTCTAACCTTTAAGAATATGAGAATGTCACCAAAAGAATTTGAAGTGATGGAGTTTGTAAGGTAAAGCCTAAACTTTACCATTGTCTCCAAAATTCTCATTCTTTCACCATctactttaaaataaagattctACAACTAAATCATTTCTTGCACAGAAAATACACATTTTCTGTCCTTTTTTTTGTACCATTTTTATAACTTGTCAAAAGAGTGGATAAATTATAGGCtgaattatttatattgaaaaaaagcATAAACTTTACTAATTGcttctaaaatattgttttttaaaactaagaaaaagtaaatgtaaatattgcaatttttaattaattagtattgttttatttatttgaaaaatagtaatgagtaatttgaaatttagcgAAAGGAAGAATATgattgatttgaaagaaagagGAGGGTAGAGGGATTG
Coding sequences:
- the LOC101214231 gene encoding small EDRK-rich factor 2; the protein is MTRGNQREKDRERAQARNGGKGKNKDDGLTPEQRRERDAKALQEKTAKKAAQAGSGGNSSGGKPSTKK
- the LOC101214469 gene encoding PLASMODESMATA CALLOSE-BINDING PROTEIN 3, with the translated sequence MATFLLSHYSFFFFFFFFLFGTSTVDGAYWCVARSDATYESLQAALDYACATGAECTPIMLNGLCFLPNTIQAHASYAFNSFFQRKAMAPGSCDFAGSATIAQSDPSYGSCVYPSSLSSAGGAITPSPPANASPTITVPGTATPNFNNGGTSDTNGLNPDYNPTSTSNPTNSEASLSSTTPKLVILILFSIAISLPLQTM